One Pleuronectes platessa chromosome 20, fPlePla1.1, whole genome shotgun sequence DNA window includes the following coding sequences:
- the tnfrsf11a gene encoding LOW QUALITY PROTEIN: tumor necrosis factor receptor superfamily member 11A (The sequence of the model RefSeq protein was modified relative to this genomic sequence to represent the inferred CDS: deleted 1 base in 1 codon): MRLNFSTSWIFQGWITCALVAFYAQDVVSRTLPCDETHYVRGTRCCKKCGPGFRMLAACTDSHPTKCIKCNRGEYQPGWTEEGRCLQQKFCDPIKGFMERPENPVAEEPCRCLPHLQCYPINCEFCERIPTCSAGYGLEEDPESTNGRKVCVACKKGFFSADNNGEQCKQWTNCKAEGRAETHPGSAQADAACGPHVSGATPSWVIVSVLSVITVLCLLILLLFCYKDKLKLLSVNLRSCVQNLKSTRIQQDTLDPLYQSGGPKCSPCEITKLIYQAPHNPTDEPLCTFPTSAPDVKVSLPFTGELTESVATNGKTGTEEHSEGSGEPEEVSEEEEVPSVPPLLAGSCVCLIPVREPLEVGENEDCSQAVCPGTPGTCSCGGLDGERDGDESGKGERSGSGSNGNQEKMVLRKSETGAASLVSPSAPLLHGSSAVPPSSPRPELCLPLSQALGSPEFKPNTTDWSPLKQEELYRLASTDTTSADKSTTSAMTSVGPLMTSSSARDLYLDSPPEASGPERGQGLTWENNSGNKLSCGESELQCSPESLHSQLAEPTLTSGQVSGNNNTTFISSGQVMNFSGEVIVVYVSQTSVGSDGGGPDDAFRSPVQEEANVTAPYVQRAARSRGDCLSRVTVQDETLPVQEVMAERPPGK; encoded by the exons atgaGACTGAACTTTTCTACGAGTTGGATATTCCAAGGCTGGATAACGTGTGCGCTCGTCGCCTTTTACGCACAG GATGTGGTATCCAGAACGTTACCTTGTGATGAGACTCATTACGTAAGAGGCACCAGATGCTGCAAGAAGTGTGggccag GCTTCCGTATGCTCGCTGCCTGCACTGACTCTCACCCGACTAAATGTATCAAGTGCAATCGCGGTGAATACCAACCCGGCTGGACCGAAGAGGGCCGCTGTCTCCAGCAGAAGTTCTGTGACCCGA TTAAGGGTTTCATGGAGAGGCCTGAGAACCCTGTGGCAGAGGAGCCGTGCCGCTGCCTCCCCCACCTCCAGTGCTACCCCATCAACTGTGAGTTCTGTGAGAGGATTCCCACCTGCAGTGCCGGATATGGCCTAGAGGAGGATCCCG AGTCCACGAACGGAAGGAAGGTCTGTGTGGCGTGTAAGAAAGGCTTCTTCTCTGCTGACAACAACGGAGAACAATGCAAACAATGGACTAA ctgtAAGGCCGAGGGACGGGCCGAGACACATCCAGGCAGTGCTCAGGCCGATGCAGCATGTGGACCCCATGTGTCTG GTGCCACGCCCTCCTGGGTCATAGTTTCAGTTCTGTCAGTCATCACCGTTCTGTGTCTCCTCATCCTGCTGCTCTTCTGCTACAAGGACAAACTGAAGCTACTCTCTG TCAATCTGCGATCCTGTGTTCAGAATCTGAAGAGTACCAGGATACAGCAG GATACCTTGGACCCTCTTTACCAAAGTGGGGGTCCTAAGTGTTCACCGTGTGAGATCACCAAACTCATCTACCAAGCTCCACACAACCCAACAGACGAGCCCCTCTGCACATTCCCCACCTCCGCTCCCGACGTCAAGGTCTCGCTGCCCTTCACCGGGGAACTGACCGAGAGCGTAGCGACCAACGGGAAGACGGGGACGGAGGAGCATAGCGAAGGGTCTGGAGAGCCGGAGGAggtgtcagaggaggaggaggtccccAGCGTGCCCCCTCTCTTGGCGGGTTCCTGCGTGTGCCTCATCCCTGTTCGCGAGCCCCTGGAGGTCGGGGAGAACGAGGACTGCAGCCAGGCCGTCTGCCCCGGGACTCCGGGAACCTGCTCGTGTGGAGGgctggatggagagagggatggagatgagagtgggaaaggagagaggagtggGAGTGGGAGCAACGGGAATCAAGAAAAGATGGTTTTGCGCAAGAGTGAAACGGGTGCTGCGTCCCTCGTGTCTCCCTCTGCTCCACTCCTCCACGGCTCCTCTGCCGTCCCTCCATCCAGCCCAcgtcctgaactctgcctgccTCTGTCCCAGGCTCTGGGGTCGCCAGAGTTCAAACCCAACACGACCGACTGGTCACCGCTGAAACAGGAGGAGTTATACAGACTGGCGAGCACAGACACCACCTCAGCAGACAAAAGCACAACCTCTGCGATGACCTCAGTCGGTCCCCTGATGACGTCCTCGTCTGCTAGAGATCTGTACCTGGACAGCCCCCCCGAGGCCTCAGGCCCAGAGCGAGGCCAGGGTCTTACCTGGGAGAATAACAGTGGTAACAAGCTCTCGTGTGGGGAGTCAGAACTGCAGTGCTCCCCTGAGAGCCTCCACAGTCAGCTGGCGGAACCAACGCTTACCTCAG GTCAGGTGTCGGGGAACAACAACACCACCTTCATCTCCAGCGGTCAGGTGATGAACTTCAGCGGCGAGGTCATCGTCGTCTACGTCAGCCAGACGTCCGTCGGCAGcgac gggggggggccggACGACGCCTTCCGAAGCCCCGTCCAGGAAGAGGCCAACGTGACGGCTCCGTATGTCCAGCGCGCCGCAAGGTCACGAGGGGACTGCTTGTCTCGCGTCACGGTGCAAGACGAGACGCTGCCGGTGCAAGAAGTGATGGCAGAGCGGCCGCCGGGGAAGTGA